In Neisseria perflava, the DNA window TATATTAGAAAAATATTCGGAGATTTTCCCAATGGAAACTTGGATTCAAAACTATACCGCAGTGGGCGGCAGCCTGTATTTGACGGCAGCCGTCGCCCTCCTGCCCATTATCTTTTTCTTTGTTGCACTGACCGTCTTGAAGCTCAAGGGTTATCAGGCGGGGCTTTATACGCTGCTGATTGCACTTGGCGTTGCCGTATTAGGTTTCGGAATGCCTGCGGGCATGGCGGTTTCTTCCGCGCTGTACGGCTTTGCCTACGGTTTGTGGCCGATTGCATGGATTATCGTTACTGCTGTGTTCCTGTATAAAATTACTGTGAAAACAGGGCAGTTCGACATCATCCGCGCTTCCGTGATTTCGATTACCGAAGACCAACGCCTGCAAATGTTGCTGGTTGGCTTCTCCTTCGGCGCATTCCTCGAAGGTGCGGCAGGCTTCGGCGCGCCGGTGGCGATTACCGCCTCGTTGTTGGTGGGCTTAGGCTTTAACCCGCTCTACGCCGCCGGTTTGTGTTTGATTGCCAATACCGCACCCGTGGCTTTCGGTGCGATGGGTATTCCAATCTTGGTTGCCGGTCAAGTGTCCAACCTCGACCCTTACCACATCGGTCAGGTCGCCGGCCGCCAACTGCCGATCCTGTCGATTATCGTTCCTTTCTGGTTGGTCGCCATGATGGACGGTATGCGCGGCATACGCCAAACTTGGCCTGCCGTATTGGTGGCAGGCGTGTCTTTCGCCACTACCCAGTTCATTACCGCCAACTTCATCGGCCCCGAGTTACCCGACGTGACCTCCGCATTGGTCAGCCTGGTCTGCCTGTCTGCCTTCCTGAAAAAATGGCAGCCTAAAGAAATCTTCACCTTCAACGGCATGAAAAAACCGTCCGAACGCAAAGCGGGCGAATACACTGCCGGGCAAATCATCAAAGCCTGGTCGCCTTTCGCCATCCTGACCGTTTTCGTCAGCGTGTGGACGATTAAGGGTGTTAAAGAGGCTTTGGGCGTTGCCACCATCAAATTCGACTGGCCGATGCTGCACAACTTGGTACAAAAAGCCGCGCCCATCGTCAGCGAACCGACACCATACGCCGCCGTGTTCAAAATTGACCTCCTCGGCGCAGTCGGTACGGCAATCCTGTTTGCTTCCATCGTTTCCGCCGCTTTGCTGAAAATGAAACCCTCCGAAGCCGTCAGCACTTTCTTTGAAACGCTCAAAGAACTGCGCCTGTCCATCCTGTCTATCGGCTTGGTACTTGGCTTTGCATTCGTGGCAAACTATTCAGGCCTGTCGTCCACATTGGCACTCGTCCTCGCCGCCACCGGCACCGTGTTCCCGTTCTTCTCGCCGTTCCTCGGCTGGCTGGGCGTATTCCTGACCGGTTCGGACACCTCCGCCAACGCGCTCTTCGGTTCGCTGCAAGCCAGCACCGCGCATCAAATCAACGTCGTACCCGAGCTGACCGTCGCTGCCAACACCACCGGCGGCGTGACCGGCAAAATGATTTCGCCGCAATCCATCGCCATCGCCTGCGCGGCAGTCGGTCTGGAAGGCAAAGAATCCAACCTGTTCCGCTTCACCGTGAAACACAGCTTGATTTTCTGTACCTTCGTCGGCCTGCTGACCCTGCTGCAAGCTTATGTTTTGCCGTGGACGCTGGTTTTCTTCAACAAATAAGCCAACCGGCTTGAAATAAAAGGTCGTCTGAAATCCAATTTGGGTTTCAGACGACCTTTTTGTCGTTGTGGGCGTGATCGGGTTTACCGTCATTTCCGTTTCGTTTAAACAGTAGGGGAATGCGTGAATCGAAGATGGCTTAAGTTATAGTCAATTAAAAACAAAATGGTACAATACTCAACTTTGAAGGTTTAACCATGGCATACTCTGCGGACTTAAGAAACAAAGCTTTAAACTATTACGAACAATGCAAAAACATCAGCCAAACCGCAGCAACGTTTAACTTGTCAAGAAACACGCTTTACCTGTGGATTCGCCTTAAAAAACAAACAGGCAGCCTAAAACATCAAGTTACCGGTCTAAATGCCGTCAAATTGGATAGGCAAAAACCGGCTCAATATGTTGGGCAACACCAGGATGCCTATCTGCATAAAATCGCCAAACATTTTGATTGTACGCCAGCCGCCGTTTGCTATGCACTCAAACAGATGGGGATGACGCGCAAAAAAAGACCACCACTTACAAAGAACAAGATCCGGCCAAAGTAACGCATTATTTGACACAGCTGGCCGAATTTTCCGACTACCAACGCGTTTATTTGGATGAAACAGGATTTGACCGCTACCTGTTCCGTCCCTATGCCCGCAGCCTGAAAGGGCAAATAGTGAAAGCGCAGATAAGTGGAAAAAGATACCGACGCTTATCTCTGGTGTCCGCACAAGTCGGCAACCGGCTGATTGCTCCGATGGTTTATCAAAATACGATGACCGGAGTCTTTTTTGAAGCGTGGTTTCAGCAATGCCTACGGCCCGCATTGACTCAAAAATCGGTGATTATTTTAGATAAT includes these proteins:
- a CDS encoding lactate permease LctP family transporter, whose protein sequence is METWIQNYTAVGGSLYLTAAVALLPIIFFFVALTVLKLKGYQAGLYTLLIALGVAVLGFGMPAGMAVSSALYGFAYGLWPIAWIIVTAVFLYKITVKTGQFDIIRASVISITEDQRLQMLLVGFSFGAFLEGAAGFGAPVAITASLLVGLGFNPLYAAGLCLIANTAPVAFGAMGIPILVAGQVSNLDPYHIGQVAGRQLPILSIIVPFWLVAMMDGMRGIRQTWPAVLVAGVSFATTQFITANFIGPELPDVTSALVSLVCLSAFLKKWQPKEIFTFNGMKKPSERKAGEYTAGQIIKAWSPFAILTVFVSVWTIKGVKEALGVATIKFDWPMLHNLVQKAAPIVSEPTPYAAVFKIDLLGAVGTAILFASIVSAALLKMKPSEAVSTFFETLKELRLSILSIGLVLGFAFVANYSGLSSTLALVLAATGTVFPFFSPFLGWLGVFLTGSDTSANALFGSLQASTAHQINVVPELTVAANTTGGVTGKMISPQSIAIACAAVGLEGKESNLFRFTVKHSLIFCTFVGLLTLLQAYVLPWTLVFFNK
- a CDS encoding IS630 family transposase (programmed frameshift), coding for MAYSADLRNKALNYYEQCKNISQTAATFNLSRNTLYLWIRLKKQTGSLKHQVTGLNAVKLDRQKPAQYVGQHQDAYLHKIAKHFDCTPAAVCYALKQMGMTRKKRPTTYKEQDPAKVTHYLTQLAEFSDYQRVYLDETGFDRYLFRPYARSLKGQIVKAQISGKRYRRLSLVSAQVGNRLIAPMVYQNTMTGVFFEAWFQQCLRPALTQKSVIILDNARFHRMGVLREMAEKLGHKVLPLAPYSPELNPIEKVWANIKRYLRTVLSDYARFDDALLSYFDFN